From one Acidibrevibacterium fodinaquatile genomic stretch:
- the dnaE gene encoding DNA polymerase III subunit alpha, protein MTHADFVHLRVHSAYSLSEGAIKAEKIAESARALAMPAVAITDSGNLFGALEFSGACAKAGVQPIIGCQLNLARADQPRLAPDPIVLLAQNAAGLANLQRLSSLGFLAPEPGAKPQLSLSDIAAHAEGLILLTGGTTGPLARLLAEGQRDAAAALLAAINEAFPDRTVVELHRHGLALERAIEPGLIALADDAGLPLVATNDCFFVDETMFEAHDALLCIAEGRMLAETERRRVSREHWFKNAGAMRLLFADLPEACDNTLAIARRCAVMAESRKPMLPVFPKIASGTSEEETLRAMARAGLNARLAAAGIDAGQAKQYHERLAYELDVIAKMGFPGYFLIVADFIQWAKAQGIPVGPGRGSGAGSVVAWALTITDLDPLRFGLLFERFLNPERVSMPDFDIDFCQHRRDEVIAYVRSEYGADRVAQIITFGKLQARAVVRDVGRVLGLPYGQVNKIAELIPNNPAKPVTLAQAIAGEPRLQAARADDEAIARLLEIALQLEGLYRHASTHAAGIVIGDRPLIDLVPLYRDPRSEFLVTQYSMKYVEQAGLVKFDFLGLTTLTILKRAVDFLAEQGDVVDLAHLPLDDAKTYEMLARGEAGGVFQFESQGMRDVLRQMRPDRFEDLIAAVALYRPGPMANIPAYCQRKHGEKWAPPHPDLADILGETYGIMVYQEQVMQIAQRLAGYSLGAADLLRRAMGKKIRAEMEAQRRIFLEGAAARGIEAAKAGEIFDLMEKFADYGFNKSHAAAYALVAYQTAWMRANHPTAFIAACMSLAINNTDKLAALRQEARALGIKVLAPDINRSGADFTLERGDDGKLAIRYALAAVKKVGEAAMATLVAARGDRPFVDFADFAARIDARALNRMQLENLAKAGAFDSLDENRARVFASAETLLRRAQAAAEERESGQAALFGGDGRREALRLADVAPWPLMERLGYEAEAVGFHITAHPLDAYAATLPRLGVIPSSAIASRAAAGIGRVRLAGTLISVKERPTRTGSRMAWARLSDAGGSFEITLFSETLARARDLLQPGASLLAIVDLRLEGDTLRLTAQEITALDAAAATVASGIRVWLRDGGGLAQIRDLLGRERGGKSRVRLVPRLPETEQEVEITLPGGFHVTPVLAQTLMLLPGVERVEQVAGG, encoded by the coding sequence ATGACACATGCGGATTTCGTTCATCTCCGGGTCCATTCCGCCTATTCGCTGAGCGAAGGAGCGATCAAAGCGGAAAAGATCGCCGAGAGCGCGCGCGCTTTGGCGATGCCGGCGGTTGCGATCACCGATAGCGGCAATCTTTTCGGGGCATTGGAATTCAGCGGCGCTTGCGCAAAAGCCGGCGTGCAGCCAATCATCGGCTGTCAGCTCAATCTCGCCCGCGCCGACCAGCCGCGCCTTGCCCCCGATCCGATCGTGCTGCTTGCACAAAACGCGGCGGGATTGGCCAATCTCCAACGTCTTTCGTCTCTCGGCTTTTTGGCCCCCGAGCCGGGCGCAAAGCCGCAATTGTCGCTCAGCGACATCGCCGCCCATGCCGAGGGTTTGATTTTGCTTACGGGCGGCACGACGGGGCCGCTCGCCCGGCTCCTCGCCGAGGGGCAGCGCGATGCCGCGGCGGCACTTCTCGCGGCGATCAACGAGGCTTTTCCCGATCGCACGGTGGTTGAACTCCATCGCCACGGGCTTGCGCTCGAACGCGCGATCGAGCCCGGACTGATCGCGCTCGCCGATGACGCTGGCCTACCGCTGGTTGCGACCAATGATTGCTTTTTTGTCGATGAAACCATGTTCGAGGCGCATGACGCATTGCTCTGCATCGCCGAGGGCCGCATGCTTGCGGAAACCGAACGCCGGCGCGTCTCGCGTGAGCATTGGTTCAAGAATGCTGGCGCGATGCGGTTGCTCTTCGCCGATCTTCCCGAAGCCTGTGACAATACCCTCGCGATTGCGCGGCGCTGCGCGGTCATGGCGGAAAGCCGCAAGCCGATGCTGCCGGTGTTTCCGAAAATCGCCTCTGGCACCAGCGAGGAAGAGACCTTGCGGGCGATGGCGCGAGCCGGGCTTAATGCGCGTCTTGCGGCGGCGGGTATCGATGCGGGGCAAGCCAAACAATACCATGAGCGGCTCGCCTACGAGCTCGACGTGATCGCCAAGATGGGATTTCCTGGCTATTTCCTGATCGTTGCGGATTTCATTCAATGGGCCAAGGCGCAGGGCATCCCGGTCGGGCCCGGGCGCGGCTCGGGCGCGGGGTCGGTGGTTGCCTGGGCGCTGACCATCACCGATCTCGACCCGCTTCGCTTCGGCCTTTTGTTCGAGCGCTTTCTCAACCCAGAACGCGTTTCGATGCCGGATTTCGACATCGATTTTTGCCAACATCGTCGCGACGAGGTGATCGCCTATGTGCGCTCGGAATATGGCGCCGATCGCGTCGCGCAGATTATCACGTTCGGTAAATTGCAAGCCCGCGCCGTGGTTCGTGACGTCGGTCGGGTGCTCGGTCTCCCCTATGGCCAGGTCAACAAGATCGCCGAACTGATCCCGAACAATCCCGCCAAACCGGTGACGCTCGCGCAGGCGATCGCCGGCGAACCACGTTTGCAGGCGGCGCGCGCGGACGATGAGGCGATCGCGCGTCTTCTGGAGATCGCGCTCCAGCTCGAAGGACTTTATCGCCACGCCAGCACCCATGCCGCCGGCATCGTCATCGGCGATCGCCCGCTGATCGATCTCGTGCCGCTTTATCGTGACCCACGCTCGGAATTTCTCGTCACGCAATATTCGATGAAATATGTCGAGCAGGCGGGACTGGTGAAATTCGATTTTCTCGGTCTCACGACCCTCACCATCCTGAAGCGTGCGGTGGATTTTCTGGCAGAGCAAGGCGACGTCGTCGATCTCGCGCATTTGCCGCTCGATGATGCGAAAACCTATGAGATGCTCGCCCGCGGCGAGGCTGGTGGCGTGTTCCAGTTCGAAAGCCAAGGCATGCGCGATGTCTTGCGCCAGATGCGGCCCGACCGCTTCGAGGATCTGATCGCCGCCGTCGCCCTCTATCGCCCCGGCCCGATGGCCAATATCCCGGCCTATTGCCAGCGAAAACACGGCGAGAAATGGGCGCCGCCGCACCCCGATCTCGCCGATATCCTCGGCGAGACCTACGGGATCATGGTCTATCAGGAGCAGGTGATGCAGATCGCCCAGCGCCTTGCCGGCTATAGCCTCGGCGCCGCCGATCTTCTTCGCCGCGCCATGGGCAAGAAGATCCGCGCCGAGATGGAGGCGCAGCGACGGATTTTTCTCGAAGGCGCCGCAGCGCGCGGGATCGAGGCCGCGAAAGCCGGCGAAATCTTCGATCTGATGGAAAAATTCGCGGATTACGGCTTCAACAAATCGCACGCCGCGGCCTATGCCCTGGTCGCCTATCAGACCGCCTGGATGCGCGCCAATCACCCAACCGCCTTCATCGCCGCCTGCATGAGCCTTGCCATCAACAATACAGACAAGCTCGCGGCACTGCGCCAGGAGGCACGCGCCCTCGGCATCAAAGTGCTGGCGCCCGACATCAACCGCTCCGGCGCCGATTTCACGCTCGAGCGCGGCGACGATGGCAAACTCGCGATCCGCTATGCGCTGGCGGCGGTAAAAAAAGTCGGCGAGGCGGCGATGGCAACCCTGGTCGCAGCCCGCGGCGACCGCCCGTTCGTCGATTTCGCCGATTTCGCAGCGCGCATCGATGCCCGCGCGCTCAACCGGATGCAGCTTGAGAATCTCGCCAAGGCCGGCGCCTTCGACAGTCTCGACGAAAATCGCGCCCGCGTCTTCGCCAGCGCCGAAACCCTGCTCCGCCGTGCCCAGGCCGCGGCCGAGGAGCGCGAAAGCGGCCAGGCGGCGTTGTTCGGCGGTGACGGCCGGCGCGAGGCGCTGCGTCTCGCCGATGTCGCGCCCTGGCCGCTGATGGAGCGGCTCGGCTATGAAGCCGAGGCGGTCGGGTTTCACATCACCGCCCATCCGCTCGACGCCTATGCCGCGACATTGCCGCGGCTCGGCGTCATCCCGAGCAGCGCGATTGCGTCCCGCGCGGCGGCGGGGATCGGCCGCGTGCGGCTCGCCGGGACGCTGATCAGCGTCAAGGAACGCCCCACCCGCACCGGGAGCCGCATGGCCTGGGCGCGCCTCTCCGATGCCGGGGGGTCGTTCGAAATCACGCTCTTCAGTGAGACGCTGGCCCGCGCCCGCGATCTCTTGCAGCCCGGGGCGAGCCTGCTTGCGATCGTCGATCTCCGCCTCGAAGGCGACACGCTGCGCTTGACCGCACAAGAGATCACCGCCCTCGATGCCGCCGCGGCGACGGTCGCAAGCGGCATCCGGGTCTGGCTTCGCGATGGCGGTGGTTTGGCGCAAATCCGCGATCTCTTGGGCCGCGAGCGCGGCGGCAAGAGCCGGGTGCGGCTGGTGCCGCGCCTGCCGGAGACCGAGCAAGAGGTCGAGATCACCCTGCCGGGCGGCTTCCATGTGACCCCGGTCTTGGCGCAGACGCTGATGCTGCTGCCAGGGGTCGAGCGCGTCGAACAAGTCGCCGGGGGGTGA
- a CDS encoding ABC transporter ATP-binding protein yields MNDPNIALAMTGVARVFQTEAGPLPVLRSVDLTLAAGEIVALVAPSGSGKSTLLHLAGLLEKPDEGEIFIAGRAAGRLSDSERSAIRGDTIGFVYQFHHLLSEFTALENVVLPQMIRGRARRAAASHAGDLLHALGLGARLHHLPGKLSGGEQQRVAIARALANAPRILLADEPTGNLDVATAEIVFATLLDVVRAHGVAALIATHNPDLAARMDRRVTLIEGRLVSM; encoded by the coding sequence ATGAATGATCCGAACATCGCGCTTGCGATGACGGGTGTCGCGCGCGTCTTTCAAACCGAGGCCGGGCCGCTGCCGGTTCTCCGCAGTGTCGATCTCACGCTTGCCGCCGGCGAGATCGTCGCCCTGGTCGCGCCGTCGGGTTCGGGCAAATCAACGCTTTTGCATCTCGCCGGGTTGCTCGAAAAACCCGATGAAGGCGAGATTTTCATCGCCGGGCGCGCCGCCGGCCGGCTCAGCGATAGCGAACGCAGCGCGATCCGCGGCGACACTATCGGTTTCGTCTATCAGTTTCATCATCTGCTCAGCGAGTTCACAGCGCTCGAAAACGTCGTTCTGCCGCAGATGATCAGGGGCCGCGCGCGTCGCGCCGCCGCAAGCCACGCCGGTGATTTGCTCCATGCGCTCGGTCTCGGCGCGCGGCTGCATCACCTTCCGGGAAAACTTTCCGGCGGCGAGCAGCAGCGGGTCGCGATTGCGCGCGCCCTTGCCAATGCGCCACGGATCTTGCTCGCCGACGAGCCGACCGGCAATCTCGACGTCGCAACCGCCGAGATCGTGTTCGCAACCCTCCTCGATGTGGTTCGCGCGCACGGCGTTGCGGCGCTGATCGCAACCCATAATCCCGATCTCGCGGCGCGCATGGATCGCCGCGTGACGCTGATCGAGGGGCGACTCGTGTCCATGTAA
- a CDS encoding lipoprotein-releasing ABC transporter permease subunit: protein MFNAFERAVAGRYLRARRGERFVSVIAGFSLIGIALGVATLIIVMSVMGGFKVDLLNRILGLNGHLGIYAIDGEGPARGLADYTALTKRIAAIPDVTLAIPVVDGQALVSSPRGAATGGLIRGIRKEDLLALRAVSDHLVEGSLTDFTPGDAIAIGVGMARRLGLSVGDTLTLISPQGAATAFGTVPRIRAYRVVAIFQVGMNEYDQAYAFLPLTDAQVFFQEPDRASEIEVRVNDPLAVGAVVRAIRATLGDTPVHIIDWQHSNDSFFAAVEVEQNVMFLILTLIILVAAFNVISSLIMMVKDKTRDIAVLRTLGAPRGAVMRIFLMCGASVGVAGTLIGTLLGVVFCLNITTLQHWVESITGVSVFNPEVYYLAHLPARLDWREVTEIIVMALALSLLATLYPSWRAARTDPIEALRHE, encoded by the coding sequence ATGTTCAACGCGTTCGAGCGGGCGGTTGCCGGCCGCTATCTTCGCGCCCGCCGTGGCGAGCGTTTTGTGTCCGTCATCGCCGGGTTTTCCTTGATCGGCATCGCGCTTGGGGTTGCGACCTTGATCATCGTGATGAGCGTGATGGGTGGGTTCAAGGTCGATCTGCTCAACCGCATTCTCGGCCTCAATGGTCATCTCGGGATCTATGCGATTGATGGCGAAGGGCCGGCGCGTGGTCTTGCCGATTACACGGCGCTCACCAAGCGGATCGCGGCGATCCCCGATGTCACCTTGGCGATTCCGGTGGTGGATGGCCAGGCCCTGGTCTCAAGCCCGCGCGGCGCCGCAACCGGCGGCCTCATTCGCGGCATTCGCAAGGAGGATCTCCTGGCGCTGCGTGCGGTCAGCGATCATCTTGTGGAGGGCTCGCTCACTGATTTCACACCAGGTGATGCGATCGCGATCGGCGTCGGCATGGCGCGGCGCCTTGGGCTTTCGGTCGGCGACACGCTCACGCTGATCTCGCCGCAAGGGGCGGCAACGGCGTTCGGCACCGTCCCGCGCATCCGCGCCTATCGCGTGGTTGCGATTTTTCAAGTTGGCATGAACGAATATGATCAGGCGTATGCTTTCTTGCCGCTCACCGATGCGCAGGTGTTTTTCCAAGAACCTGACCGCGCGAGCGAGATCGAGGTGCGTGTCAATGATCCGCTTGCGGTCGGCGCCGTCGTCCGCGCGATCCGCGCAACCCTCGGTGATACACCGGTTCACATCATCGATTGGCAGCACAGCAACGATAGTTTCTTTGCCGCCGTCGAGGTCGAACAGAACGTGATGTTCCTGATCCTGACGCTGATCATCTTGGTCGCGGCGTTTAATGTCATTTCCTCACTGATCATGATGGTCAAGGACAAGACACGCGACATCGCCGTCTTGCGCACGTTGGGCGCGCCGCGTGGCGCGGTGATGCGGATTTTTCTGATGTGCGGCGCCTCTGTCGGCGTTGCCGGGACGCTGATCGGCACGCTGCTCGGCGTGGTTTTCTGTCTCAATATCACGACGCTGCAACATTGGGTCGAAAGCATCACCGGGGTTTCGGTGTTCAATCCGGAAGTCTATTATCTCGCGCATCTGCCGGCGCGGCTCGACTGGCGCGAAGTCACCGAGATCATCGTCATGGCGTTGGCGCTTTCGCTGCTCGCGACGCTTTACCCGAGTTGGCGCGCGGCGCGCACCGATCCGATCGAGGCGTTGCGGCATGAATGA
- the proS gene encoding proline--tRNA ligase encodes MRLSRSLIPTLKETPAEAQIVSHRLMLRAGLVRQTASGIYAWLPAGYRVLTNIARIVREEQDAAGAQELLMPTIQSADLWRESGRYDGYGKEMLRIQDRHERELLYGPTNEEMITDIFRQSVHSYRALPQIVYHIQWKFRDEVRPRFGVMRGREFLMKDAYSFDLDHKGAVISYRKMMLAYMRTFQRLGLRAIPMAADTGPIGGDLSHEFIILAATGESQVFYDAAFESIDYTSREFDIHAEADLARFYTMMTTPYAATDEKHDPALFEKLDPSRRREGRGIEVGHIFYFGTKYSQPMNFTATGPDGQPFHPEMGSYGIGVSRLVGAVIEASHDEAGIIWPEAIAPFRAAILNLKPGDAACDGLCERVYARFGAAALYDDREERAGVKFADADLLGHPWQIIVGPRGAAAGKVELKRRVDGAREEVSPEAALAKLLGV; translated from the coding sequence ATGCGCCTCTCTCGCTCGCTCATCCCCACCCTCAAGGAAACCCCAGCCGAGGCACAGATCGTCTCGCACCGGCTGATGCTGCGCGCCGGTCTCGTGCGCCAGACCGCGTCCGGCATCTATGCCTGGCTCCCCGCCGGCTATCGTGTGCTGACCAACATCGCCCGCATCGTGCGTGAGGAGCAGGATGCCGCCGGCGCTCAGGAATTGCTCATGCCGACCATCCAGTCCGCCGATCTCTGGCGCGAAAGCGGCCGCTATGACGGCTACGGCAAGGAGATGCTGCGCATCCAGGACCGCCATGAGCGCGAATTGCTCTATGGCCCGACCAATGAGGAGATGATCACCGATATCTTCCGCCAATCGGTGCATTCCTATCGCGCTTTGCCGCAAATCGTCTATCATATCCAATGGAAATTCCGCGACGAGGTGCGGCCGCGCTTTGGCGTCATGCGCGGGCGCGAATTCCTGATGAAGGACGCTTATAGTTTCGATCTCGACCACAAAGGCGCCGTCATCAGCTATCGCAAGATGATGCTCGCCTATATGCGCACATTCCAGCGGCTCGGCTTGCGCGCCATTCCGATGGCCGCCGATACCGGGCCGATCGGCGGCGATCTCAGCCACGAATTCATCATCCTCGCCGCAACCGGCGAAAGCCAAGTGTTCTATGATGCCGCCTTCGAGTCTATCGATTACACCAGCCGCGAATTCGATATCCACGCGGAGGCGGATCTCGCGCGCTTCTACACGATGATGACGACACCCTACGCCGCGACGGATGAAAAACATGATCCCGCGCTCTTCGAGAAACTCGACCCATCGCGTCGGCGCGAAGGGCGCGGCATCGAGGTCGGGCATATTTTCTATTTCGGCACCAAATACAGCCAGCCGATGAATTTTACCGCAACCGGCCCGGACGGGCAGCCATTCCATCCCGAAATGGGCAGCTACGGCATCGGTGTGAGCCGCCTCGTCGGCGCGGTGATCGAGGCCTCGCATGACGAGGCTGGCATCATTTGGCCCGAGGCCATCGCGCCGTTCCGCGCCGCTATCCTCAATCTCAAACCCGGTGATGCCGCCTGCGATGGTCTCTGCGAGCGGGTCTATGCGCGCTTCGGTGCGGCGGCGCTATATGACGACCGCGAGGAACGCGCCGGCGTGAAATTCGCCGATGCCGATCTCCTCGGCCATCCCTGGCAGATCATCGTCGGCCCGCGCGGTGCCGCTGCCGGCAAGGTCGAACTCAAACGTCGCGTGGATGGCGCGCGCGAGGAGGTTTCGCCGGAGGCGGCGCTCGCGAAACTTCTTGGCGTCTAG
- a CDS encoding tetratricopeptide repeat protein, protein MTIDAHPLSADDALSAGIAAYQAGDRTAAVRHFTAAAALMPQAPEPRLLLGHIHREIGDLARAVEWLRAGLARRADYDGEVGLGATLMALGRPAEAERAFRAALALRPDDADASFGLGNALYESRRFAEATEVYQRLLTHRPDFADAWSNCGNALQAQGRFEASIRYYHEAIARVPDHLQAYSNLCGALFHAGRSEEAVAAGAAAIAKAPSWPIAYSNLAAPLRALGRFDDAINVCFKALQLKPDYAEAYVNLGAALFETGQFDNAIAASSIALQCHPDDVPALCNRGVSLYGLGRIEEAISDLRRASELEPANPEPAFNLALALLMTGTEMREGFALYERRLERAEAPKRVLPKPRWRGEDIAGRTILLHAEQGLGDTLQFVRYAALVAARGAKVILEVQPPLKRLCASLPGILPGDIEVIAGGEALPAFDVHCPLLSLPFVFGTDLATIPATIPYFAPDSALISHWATRLPAGPAPRVGLVWAGDSRPDQPKCFQIDRRRSLPLAALAPLGAVPGVTFVSLQKGPPAGQLADPPFAIVNPMPEVVDFADTAALIAGLDLVISVDTSVAHLAGALGKPVWLLSRFDGCWRWLRERRDSPWYPTLRLYRQPHQGDWAPVISALTADLATFAGQAPDVTARAA, encoded by the coding sequence ATGACGATAGACGCGCACCCCCTCAGCGCCGATGACGCGCTATCAGCAGGCATCGCCGCCTACCAGGCCGGCGATCGCACGGCCGCGGTGCGGCATTTCACCGCCGCCGCCGCCCTGATGCCCCAAGCGCCCGAGCCGCGGCTGCTGCTCGGGCATATTCATCGCGAAATCGGCGATCTTGCCCGCGCTGTCGAATGGCTGCGCGCCGGCCTTGCCCGCCGCGCCGATTATGACGGCGAGGTTGGCCTCGGTGCCACGCTGATGGCGCTCGGCCGGCCGGCCGAGGCCGAACGCGCCTTCCGCGCCGCCCTTGCCCTCCGCCCGGACGACGCCGATGCGAGTTTTGGCCTCGGCAATGCGCTCTATGAGAGCCGCCGGTTTGCAGAGGCCACCGAGGTCTATCAGCGCCTGCTCACGCACCGGCCCGATTTCGCCGATGCCTGGTCCAATTGCGGCAATGCCCTGCAAGCACAAGGCCGGTTCGAAGCCTCCATCCGGTATTATCATGAGGCGATCGCGCGGGTGCCCGACCATCTCCAAGCGTATTCCAATCTTTGTGGTGCGCTGTTCCATGCCGGGCGCTCTGAGGAGGCCGTCGCGGCGGGCGCAGCCGCCATCGCCAAGGCGCCGAGCTGGCCGATCGCCTATTCCAACCTCGCCGCCCCGCTTCGGGCCCTCGGGCGGTTCGACGATGCCATCAATGTCTGTTTCAAGGCGCTCCAGCTCAAGCCCGACTATGCCGAGGCCTATGTCAATCTCGGTGCAGCGCTGTTTGAGACTGGGCAGTTCGACAACGCGATCGCCGCCTCCAGCATCGCGCTCCAATGCCACCCCGATGATGTTCCGGCGCTCTGCAACCGCGGCGTTTCCCTCTACGGTCTCGGCCGGATCGAGGAAGCGATCAGCGATCTCCGCCGCGCAAGCGAGCTCGAGCCCGCCAACCCCGAGCCGGCCTTCAATCTCGCCCTCGCGCTCCTGATGACGGGGACGGAAATGCGGGAGGGGTTTGCGCTCTATGAACGCCGGCTCGAACGCGCCGAAGCCCCCAAACGCGTCTTGCCCAAGCCACGCTGGCGGGGGGAGGACATTGCCGGCCGCACCATCCTTCTCCATGCCGAGCAGGGCCTTGGCGATACGCTGCAATTCGTCCGCTACGCGGCGCTGGTCGCAGCGCGTGGGGCGAAGGTGATCCTCGAGGTGCAGCCGCCCTTGAAGCGGCTTTGCGCCAGCCTGCCCGGGATACTGCCAGGCGATATCGAGGTGATTGCCGGCGGCGAGGCCTTGCCCGCCTTCGATGTTCACTGCCCGCTGCTCAGCCTGCCTTTCGTATTCGGGACCGATCTTGCAACGATCCCCGCCACCATCCCCTATTTCGCCCCCGATTCCGCCTTGATTAGCCATTGGGCGACCCGCCTGCCGGCCGGCCCCGCGCCGCGGGTGGGTCTTGTCTGGGCGGGAGACTCGCGGCCCGATCAGCCGAAATGCTTTCAGATCGATCGCCGCCGCTCGCTCCCGCTCGCCGCCCTCGCGCCGCTCGGTGCGGTGCCGGGCGTTACCTTCGTCAGCCTCCAAAAAGGGCCGCCGGCGGGGCAACTCGCGGACCCGCCCTTTGCGATCGTCAACCCGATGCCGGAAGTCGTCGATTTCGCCGATACCGCGGCGCTCATCGCCGGGCTCGATCTGGTGATCTCGGTCGATACCTCGGTCGCCCATCTCGCCGGCGCGCTCGGCAAGCCGGTCTGGCTGCTGTCGCGCTTCGATGGCTGCTGGCGCTGGCTGCGCGAGCGAAGGGACAGCCCCTGGTATCCGACGCTCCGTCTCTACCGCCAGCCGCATCAGGGCGACTGGGCGCCGGTCATCTCCGCCCTCACCGCCGATCTCGCGACCTTCGCCGGCCAGGCGCCAGACGTCACCGCCCGCGCCGCCTGA
- the recJ gene encoding single-stranded-DNA-specific exonuclease RecJ yields MTCFEKGADFAGVDASLAGRRWRWREEAPGSGYARHPGVPEIIARLLAARGIAPEAAGDFLNPTLRAQLPDPFILCDMAPASERLARAVIGAETVAVFGDYDVDGACAAALIAGLLGELGCKVLTYIPDRLREGYGPNAPALASLIAQGAGLILCVDCGTAAEAVFAEIAGRADIIVLDHHKAEGPPPPIFATVNPNRPDDTSGLTGLCATGIAFLCAVALVRHLRAAGYFATRAEPDLLRALDLVALATVCDVMPLTGLNRAFVTQGLRIMARRERIGLAALLDVAESHEAPNAFTCGFVLGPRINAGGRISRADLGLQLLLSDDPRAAQGVAVLLDQVNRERQVVEQSALAGALALAAEQRAAGHAVLAVSGEGWHPGVVGIVAGRIKERFNRPALVGAIADGMVKGSGRSVPGLDLGAAVIAARGAGILQTGGGHAMAAGFALEARRWADFQAFLNERLSAAAALPNAADLVIEGAISVAGANLALAADLARLAPFGAMNQEPVLVIPAARVVYAERIGREGNTLRCTLAGMGGERLKAILFRAGDSPLAAALLARPPALHIAGHLRINRWQGQESAQFTILDAAPA; encoded by the coding sequence TTGACTTGTTTTGAGAAAGGCGCGGACTTTGCCGGTGTTGACGCCAGTCTCGCGGGCCGGCGCTGGCGTTGGCGGGAGGAGGCGCCGGGTTCCGGTTACGCGCGGCATCCCGGCGTCCCCGAAATCATCGCCCGCCTGCTCGCCGCGCGCGGCATCGCGCCCGAGGCGGCTGGCGATTTTCTGAACCCGACGCTCCGCGCCCAGCTTCCCGATCCCTTCATCCTGTGTGACATGGCGCCCGCTAGCGAACGCCTCGCCCGCGCCGTTATCGGCGCCGAGACCGTTGCCGTATTCGGCGATTATGATGTCGATGGCGCCTGCGCCGCGGCGCTGATCGCGGGGTTGCTCGGCGAACTCGGTTGCAAGGTGCTGACGTACATCCCGGACCGCTTGCGGGAGGGGTACGGGCCAAACGCGCCGGCGCTCGCCAGCCTGATCGCGCAGGGCGCAGGCCTCATCCTCTGCGTCGATTGCGGCACCGCCGCCGAAGCGGTGTTCGCCGAGATCGCCGGACGGGCCGATATCATCGTGCTCGACCATCACAAGGCCGAGGGCCCGCCGCCACCCATTTTCGCGACCGTCAACCCCAACCGGCCTGACGACACCTCCGGCCTCACCGGGCTTTGCGCCACCGGGATCGCCTTTCTCTGCGCCGTCGCGCTGGTGCGGCACCTCCGCGCGGCGGGATATTTCGCCACTCGCGCCGAGCCCGACCTGCTGCGTGCCCTTGATCTCGTCGCCCTGGCGACGGTGTGCGACGTGATGCCGCTTACCGGCCTCAATCGCGCCTTCGTGACCCAGGGGTTGCGGATCATGGCGCGGCGCGAGCGAATCGGGCTCGCCGCCCTCCTCGATGTCGCGGAAAGCCATGAGGCGCCGAACGCGTTTACCTGCGGCTTCGTGCTCGGCCCGCGCATCAATGCCGGCGGCCGGATCAGCCGTGCCGATCTCGGCCTTCAGCTCCTGCTGAGCGATGATCCGAGGGCAGCACAAGGGGTTGCGGTGCTGCTTGATCAGGTCAATCGCGAGCGCCAGGTGGTGGAACAATCGGCGCTGGCAGGGGCGCTGGCGCTGGCCGCCGAGCAGCGCGCCGCCGGACACGCGGTTCTCGCCGTGAGCGGCGAGGGCTGGCATCCCGGCGTGGTCGGCATCGTTGCGGGGAGAATAAAGGAGCGTTTCAACCGCCCGGCCCTGGTCGGGGCGATCGCGGATGGCATGGTGAAGGGCTCGGGGCGCTCGGTTCCGGGGCTCGATCTCGGCGCCGCGGTGATCGCGGCGCGGGGGGCGGGGATTTTGCAGACCGGCGGCGGCCACGCGATGGCCGCGGGCTTCGCCCTGGAGGCGCGCCGCTGGGCGGATTTTCAGGCCTTTCTCAATGAGCGCTTGAGCGCCGCCGCGGCGCTGCCGAACGCCGCCGATCTGGTGATCGAGGGCGCGATCAGCGTCGCCGGCGCCAATCTCGCGCTCGCCGCCGATCTCGCCCGCCTCGCGCCGTTCGGGGCGATGAATCAAGAGCCAGTGTTGGTTATCCCGGCCGCCCGCGTCGTCTATGCCGAACGGATCGGGCGGGAGGGAAATACGCTGCGCTGCACGCTCGCCGGCATGGGCGGGGAACGGCTGAAAGCGATCCTGTTCCGGGCCGGCGACTCACCACTCGCGGCCGCCCTGCTCGCCCGCCCGCCGGCGCTCCACATCGCCGGGCATTTGCGCATCAATCGCTGGCAGGGCCAGGAAAGCGCGCAATTCACCATCCTTGACGCCGCCCCCGCCTGA